Proteins encoded by one window of Chromobacterium violaceum ATCC 12472:
- a CDS encoding TetR/AcrR family transcriptional regulator codes for MSKTRIKTYDRIIQESLKLFNEQGERSITTNHIAAHLGISPGNLYYHFRNKEEIVYQIFLMYREFINQRLSVPEDRKMTVDDLVNYLDTAFLAMWQFRFMFYDLPGLLARNPQMQSEYHQFVNTELKNILGEHFREFIRLGLLKMDEEDIEPVSINIWLVVKFWFAFEQTSRPKAPITEESGHRGVLQVLALLKPYVQPEYRHAFHSLYERHGG; via the coding sequence ATGAGTAAAACCAGAATCAAGACCTACGACCGCATCATTCAAGAAAGCCTGAAGCTGTTCAACGAGCAAGGCGAGCGCAGCATCACCACCAACCACATCGCCGCGCATCTGGGCATCAGCCCGGGCAACCTCTACTACCACTTCCGCAACAAGGAAGAAATCGTCTACCAAATCTTCCTGATGTACCGCGAGTTCATCAATCAGCGGCTGTCCGTGCCGGAAGACCGCAAGATGACGGTCGACGATCTGGTCAACTACCTGGACACCGCCTTCCTTGCCATGTGGCAGTTCCGCTTCATGTTCTATGACCTGCCCGGCCTGCTCGCCCGCAACCCCCAGATGCAGTCCGAATACCACCAGTTCGTCAACACCGAGCTGAAGAACATTCTGGGCGAGCACTTCCGCGAATTCATCCGTCTGGGACTGCTGAAAATGGACGAGGAAGACATCGAGCCGGTCAGCATCAACATCTGGCTGGTGGTGAAGTTCTGGTTTGCCTTCGAGCAGACTTCCCGCCCCAAGGCGCCGATCACCGAAGAGTCCGGCCATCGCGGCGTGCTGCAGGTGCTGGCCCTGCTGAAGCCCTATGTGCAGCCGGAATATCGCCACGCCTTCCACTCGCTGTACGAGCGGCACGGCGGCTGA
- a CDS encoding amino acid aminotransferase, producing MTSSIFAGVELAPRDPILGLNEAFNADTRSTKVNLGVGVYSDDNGKIPLLAAVQAAEKARLEALPARGYQPIEGPAAYDVAVQKLLFGESSELLAAGRVVTAQALGGTGALKIGADFLKRLNPAAKVYISDPSWENHRALFESAGFAVENYPYYHAASRGVDFAAMKAHLSSLDAGSIIVLHACCHNPTGADLSAAQWEEVVSICRERSLVPFLDMAYQGFADGIDADALAVRLFAASNLQFFVASSFSKSFSLYGERVGALSIITAAKDESVRVLSQLKRVIRTNYSNPPIHGAAIVAAVLSSPALRAQWEEELAGMRDRIRDMRLALLEAIKAQGVAVDFSFITAQRGMFSYTGLSAAQVDRLREEFGIYAVSTGRICLAALNSKNVGYVASAIAKVVQA from the coding sequence ATGACCTCTTCGATCTTCGCCGGCGTGGAGCTGGCGCCGCGCGACCCCATCCTCGGACTCAATGAGGCGTTCAACGCCGATACCCGCAGCACCAAGGTCAATCTTGGCGTGGGCGTGTATTCCGACGACAACGGCAAGATTCCACTGCTGGCCGCGGTGCAGGCGGCCGAGAAAGCTCGCCTCGAAGCATTGCCGGCGCGCGGCTACCAGCCGATCGAAGGCCCCGCCGCTTACGATGTCGCCGTGCAGAAGCTGCTGTTCGGCGAGAGCAGCGAACTGCTGGCCGCCGGCCGCGTGGTGACCGCCCAGGCGCTGGGCGGCACCGGCGCGCTGAAGATCGGCGCGGACTTCCTGAAACGCCTGAATCCGGCCGCCAAGGTGTACATCAGCGACCCGTCCTGGGAAAACCACCGCGCGCTGTTCGAGTCCGCCGGCTTTGCCGTGGAAAACTACCCGTATTATCACGCAGCCAGCCGCGGCGTGGATTTCGCCGCGATGAAGGCGCATTTGTCCTCGCTGGATGCGGGCTCCATCATCGTGCTGCATGCCTGCTGCCACAATCCCACCGGCGCCGACCTGTCCGCCGCGCAATGGGAAGAAGTGGTGTCGATCTGCCGCGAGCGCAGCCTGGTGCCCTTCCTGGACATGGCCTACCAGGGCTTCGCCGACGGCATCGACGCCGATGCGCTGGCGGTGCGCCTGTTCGCCGCCTCGAATCTGCAGTTCTTCGTCGCCAGCTCCTTCTCCAAGAGCTTCTCGCTGTACGGAGAGCGTGTCGGCGCGCTGTCCATCATCACGGCAGCCAAGGACGAGTCGGTCCGCGTCTTGTCCCAGCTGAAGCGCGTGATCCGCACCAACTACTCCAATCCGCCCATCCATGGCGCGGCCATCGTCGCCGCCGTGCTGTCCAGCCCGGCGCTGCGCGCGCAATGGGAGGAAGAGCTGGCGGGCATGCGCGATCGCATTCGCGACATGCGATTGGCCTTGCTGGAGGCGATCAAGGCGCAAGGCGTGGCCGTCGACTTTTCCTTCATCACGGCCCAGCGCGGCATGTTCTCCTACACCGGCCTGAGCGCCGCCCAGGTGGACCGCCTGCGCGAGGAGTTCGGCATTTACGCGGTATCCACTGGCCGCATCTGCCTGGCGGCCCTGAACAGCAAGAACGTAGGCTATGTGGCCTCCGCCATCGCCAAGGTGGTTCAGGCCTGA
- a CDS encoding mechanosensitive ion channel family protein, with protein MHTLLDLIAFLRENYAHEITRSLLLILTLVVIRVVVDRLLAANSGVPVEERRRWSINTRNGLFLAGLAGIGLIWANELQTLAVSMLAFAAALILATKELIMCLSGGVVRQMSNSYGLGDHIEIGAVRGRVVDIGLLSTTVMEIGPNHSSHQMTGRALTFPNSLLLSTPVIRENYMGEYVMHIINVPLAYTVPPAQAERLLMEAAEETCDCHVDVARRHMEDMAKRYLVDIPSVEPRISIQPVDEKRYQLILRIAIPARERQRIEQAILHKFMSDCYPIIEP; from the coding sequence ATGCACACCCTGCTCGATCTGATCGCCTTCCTGCGGGAGAACTACGCGCACGAAATCACCCGCTCCCTGCTGCTGATCCTGACGCTGGTGGTGATCCGCGTGGTGGTCGACCGGCTGCTGGCGGCCAACAGCGGGGTGCCGGTGGAGGAGCGCCGGCGCTGGTCGATCAACACCCGCAACGGCCTGTTCCTGGCCGGCCTGGCCGGCATCGGACTGATCTGGGCCAATGAGCTGCAGACGCTGGCCGTGTCCATGCTGGCCTTCGCCGCCGCGCTGATCCTGGCCACCAAGGAGCTGATCATGTGCCTGTCAGGCGGCGTGGTGCGGCAGATGTCCAACAGCTACGGCCTGGGCGATCATATCGAAATAGGCGCGGTGCGCGGCCGGGTGGTGGACATCGGCCTTCTGTCCACCACGGTGATGGAGATCGGCCCCAACCACAGCTCGCACCAGATGACCGGCCGCGCCCTCACCTTCCCCAACAGCCTGCTGCTGTCCACGCCGGTGATCCGGGAAAACTACATGGGCGAATACGTGATGCACATCATCAACGTGCCGCTCGCCTACACCGTTCCGCCAGCCCAGGCGGAACGCCTGCTGATGGAGGCCGCGGAAGAGACCTGCGATTGCCATGTAGACGTGGCGCGGCGCCACATGGAGGACATGGCGAAGCGCTATCTGGTGGACATCCCGTCGGTGGAGCCGCGCATTTCGATCCAGCCGGTCGATGAAAAGCGCTATCAGTTGATCCTGCGCATCGCGATTCCGGCCAGAGAGCGGCAACGTATCGAACAAGCCATCCTGCATAAGTTCATGTCGGATTGCTATCCCATTATTGAGCCATAA
- the argE gene encoding acetylornithine deacetylase, producing MDTTLADLLAELIGFDTTSRNSNLQLIEWVRRYLAGHGLASRLTHSDDGSKANLFCRIGGDDLPLIVLSGHSDVVPVDGQDWSYPPFQLTDGGDGRLYGRGSADMKGFIACVLARVPDFVALAKAGQLRQGIGIALSYDEEVGCLGVGRLIDDLVAQGVTVAGCLIGEPTSMRPVVAHKGIAHYRCRVRGRAAHSSLTPYGVNAIEYAARLITHIRKLADAEASFGHRQPLYDVPFTTMQTGVIRGGVACNIVPADCEFMFECRWLPGDDPQRLVSSVADYAASLLLEMRAVAEEADIEIERVVYSPAFEAEPDSDISRYVHGLCACAGRGVAYTTEAGLFSEAGMPCVVLGPGSIEQAHRPDEFIEIAQLNACHDWLGLLTNNLIK from the coding sequence TTCGATACCACCAGCCGGAATTCCAATCTGCAACTGATAGAATGGGTAAGGCGTTATCTTGCCGGCCACGGGTTGGCAAGCCGGCTCACCCATAGCGACGACGGCAGCAAGGCTAATCTGTTCTGCCGCATCGGCGGAGATGATTTGCCATTGATTGTCCTGTCCGGCCATAGCGACGTGGTGCCGGTGGATGGGCAGGACTGGTCCTATCCGCCATTCCAGCTGACGGATGGCGGCGATGGGCGCCTGTATGGGCGCGGCAGCGCCGACATGAAAGGCTTCATTGCCTGCGTGCTGGCGAGAGTGCCGGATTTCGTGGCGCTGGCGAAGGCCGGCCAGCTGAGGCAGGGCATAGGCATTGCGCTTTCCTACGATGAGGAAGTGGGCTGCCTGGGCGTCGGCAGGCTCATCGACGATTTGGTCGCCCAGGGCGTGACGGTGGCTGGGTGCCTGATAGGGGAGCCGACTTCGATGCGGCCGGTGGTGGCGCATAAAGGCATCGCGCATTACCGTTGCCGGGTCAGGGGCCGTGCGGCGCATTCTTCCCTGACGCCTTACGGGGTCAATGCCATCGAGTATGCGGCAAGACTGATCACCCATATCCGCAAGCTGGCCGACGCCGAGGCGTCGTTCGGCCACCGCCAGCCTTTGTATGACGTTCCTTTCACCACGATGCAGACTGGCGTGATCCGCGGCGGCGTAGCCTGCAATATCGTGCCGGCCGACTGCGAATTCATGTTCGAGTGCCGCTGGCTGCCGGGAGACGATCCGCAGCGGCTGGTCTCGTCGGTGGCCGACTACGCGGCGAGCCTGCTGCTGGAAATGCGGGCGGTGGCGGAGGAGGCTGATATCGAGATCGAGCGCGTGGTATACAGCCCGGCATTCGAAGCCGAGCCGGATTCGGATATCAGCCGCTACGTTCATGGATTGTGCGCTTGCGCCGGGCGGGGCGTCGCCTACACTACCGAGGCGGGGTTGTTCAGCGAGGCAGGCATGCCGTGCGTGGTGCTGGGGCCGGGATCGATAGAGCAGGCTCACCGGCCGGACGAGTTCATAGAAATCGCCCAGCTGAATGCATGCCATGATTGGCTTGGGCTATTGACTAACAACTTAATCAAATAA
- a CDS encoding peptide chain release factor 3, translating into MSADLARIAEEVSHRRTFAIISHPDAGKTTLTEKLLLFSGAIQMAGTVKGKKGGKFATSDWMEIEKQRGISVASSVMQFDYRDHTVNLLDTPGHQDFSEDTYRVLTAVDSALMVIDAAKGVEEQTIKLLNVCRLRNTPIVTFMNKCDREVRDSLELLDEVENVLKIRCAPITWPIGMGKTFRGVYSLLSDAVILFEAGTEKLVSDIEVIQGIDNPRLDELFPLEMEQLRMEIELVKGASNEWSLEEFLAGELTPVFFGSAINNFGVREILNALIDWAPAPQERDATVRNVDPKEAKFSGFVFKIQANMDPKHRDRIAFLRVCSGQFERGMKMKHLRLNRDIAASSVVTFMSHDREIVEEAFAGDIIGIPNHGNIQIGDSFSEGEDLAFTGIPFFAPELFRSVRIKNPLKLKQLQKGLQQLGEEGAVQVFKPHSGGDLILGAVGVLQFEVVASRLAAEYGVDAIFESASIWSARWFSCDDRKKLDEFVKTLQMNIATDAGGNLAYLAPNRVNLQLTQERWPDIVFHETREHAVKLND; encoded by the coding sequence ATGTCCGCCGATCTCGCCCGCATCGCAGAAGAAGTTTCGCATCGCCGCACCTTCGCCATCATTTCCCACCCCGACGCGGGCAAAACCACGCTGACGGAAAAACTGTTGCTGTTCTCCGGCGCCATCCAGATGGCCGGCACGGTGAAAGGCAAGAAGGGCGGCAAGTTCGCCACTTCCGACTGGATGGAGATCGAGAAGCAGCGCGGCATTTCCGTCGCGTCGTCGGTGATGCAGTTCGACTACCGCGACCACACCGTCAACCTGCTGGACACCCCCGGCCACCAGGACTTCTCCGAGGACACCTACCGCGTGCTGACCGCCGTCGACAGCGCGCTGATGGTGATCGACGCCGCGAAAGGCGTGGAGGAGCAGACCATCAAGCTGTTGAACGTCTGCCGCCTGCGCAACACGCCCATCGTCACCTTCATGAACAAGTGCGACCGCGAAGTCCGCGACAGCCTGGAATTGCTGGATGAAGTGGAAAACGTGCTGAAGATCCGCTGCGCGCCGATCACCTGGCCGATCGGCATGGGCAAAACCTTCCGCGGCGTATACAGCCTGCTGAGCGACGCGGTGATCCTGTTCGAAGCCGGCACGGAAAAGCTGGTTTCCGACATCGAGGTGATCCAGGGCATAGACAACCCGCGCCTGGACGAACTGTTCCCGCTGGAAATGGAACAGCTGCGCATGGAGATCGAGCTGGTCAAGGGCGCGTCCAACGAGTGGAGCCTGGAAGAATTCCTGGCCGGCGAGCTGACGCCGGTGTTCTTCGGCTCGGCCATCAACAACTTCGGCGTGCGCGAAATCCTCAATGCGCTGATCGACTGGGCGCCGGCGCCGCAGGAACGCGACGCCACCGTGCGCAACGTGGACCCGAAGGAAGCCAAGTTCTCGGGCTTCGTGTTCAAGATCCAGGCCAATATGGACCCCAAGCACCGCGACCGCATCGCCTTCCTGCGCGTGTGCTCCGGCCAGTTCGAGCGCGGCATGAAGATGAAGCACCTGCGCCTGAACCGCGACATCGCCGCCTCCAGCGTGGTGACCTTCATGTCCCACGACCGCGAGATCGTGGAGGAGGCTTTCGCCGGCGACATCATCGGCATCCCCAACCACGGCAACATCCAGATCGGCGACAGCTTCTCCGAGGGCGAAGACCTGGCCTTCACCGGCATTCCCTTCTTCGCGCCGGAACTGTTCCGCTCGGTGCGCATCAAAAACCCGCTGAAGCTGAAGCAGCTGCAGAAAGGCCTGCAGCAGCTGGGCGAGGAAGGCGCGGTGCAGGTATTCAAGCCGCACAGCGGCGGCGACCTGATCCTGGGCGCCGTGGGCGTGCTGCAGTTCGAAGTGGTGGCCAGCCGCCTGGCCGCCGAATACGGCGTCGACGCCATCTTCGAATCGGCCAGCATCTGGTCCGCCCGCTGGTTCAGCTGTGACGACCGCAAGAAGCTGGACGAATTCGTCAAGACGCTGCAGATGAACATCGCGACCGACGCCGGCGGCAACCTCGCCTATCTGGCGCCCAACCGCGTCAACCTGCAATTGACCCAGGAGCGCTGGCCGGACATCGTTTTCCACGAAACCCGCGAACACGCGGTGAAGCTCAACGACTGA
- a CDS encoding sodium-dependent transporter, producing MSQNKSKTGGEPKARDGFTSSFGVLAATLGSAVGLGNIWKFPYLTGTNGGAGFLVVYVLATLVVGLPVMISEIMLGRKAKRDAVTSLVKLAPAGQPWWLVGAFGVFAAFLIMAFYSEVAAWVFAYIFKAIGGDILSRDPKVTSGAFTALISDPVQSLLWQWLVLALIGGILLLGVSKGIEAVTKKLMPLLFVLLVVIGARSLMLPGAGQGLAFLFAPDFSKISAAVVLTAMGLAFFKLSIGMGTMITYGSYFRDDQNIPLTTFRVMCADLFVSLLAGIAIFPAVFAFGFQPAAGPSLLFITIPAVFASMPLGHFFMVVFFVLTAIAATGAMLSILEVPVSVLSERFGISRVKATVINLLLLALVGSACALSNSLTADFKIFGMTMFDLFDFVTSNVLMPLGGICLCLFTAWVWGYDRFRAALSNEGALDNERVLKPLFFVLRFVSPVLILYVMLKGLKVI from the coding sequence ATGAGTCAGAACAAATCGAAAACGGGTGGAGAGCCCAAGGCGCGGGACGGCTTCACGTCCAGTTTCGGCGTTTTGGCGGCTACGCTGGGGTCGGCGGTCGGCCTGGGTAATATCTGGAAATTTCCCTACCTGACGGGGACCAACGGCGGAGCCGGCTTCCTGGTGGTCTATGTATTGGCCACGCTGGTTGTGGGCCTGCCGGTGATGATTTCGGAGATCATGCTGGGCCGCAAGGCCAAGCGCGACGCCGTCACCTCCTTGGTCAAGCTGGCCCCGGCCGGACAGCCCTGGTGGCTGGTGGGCGCTTTCGGCGTGTTCGCCGCATTCCTGATCATGGCCTTTTATTCCGAAGTGGCGGCCTGGGTATTCGCCTACATCTTCAAGGCCATCGGCGGCGACATCCTGTCGCGCGATCCCAAGGTGACGTCCGGCGCCTTCACCGCGCTGATTTCCGATCCGGTGCAATCGTTGCTGTGGCAGTGGCTGGTATTGGCGCTGATCGGCGGCATCCTGCTGCTGGGGGTGTCCAAGGGCATCGAGGCGGTGACCAAGAAGCTGATGCCGCTGCTGTTCGTCCTGCTGGTGGTGATCGGCGCGCGCAGCCTGATGCTGCCGGGCGCCGGCCAGGGCCTCGCCTTCCTGTTCGCGCCCGACTTCTCCAAGATCAGCGCGGCTGTAGTGCTGACCGCGATGGGTCTGGCCTTTTTCAAGCTGTCCATCGGCATGGGCACCATGATCACCTACGGCAGCTATTTCCGCGACGACCAGAACATCCCGCTGACCACTTTCCGCGTGATGTGCGCCGACCTGTTCGTGTCGCTGCTGGCCGGCATCGCCATCTTCCCGGCCGTGTTCGCCTTCGGCTTCCAGCCGGCCGCCGGACCATCTCTGCTGTTCATCACCATTCCGGCGGTGTTCGCCAGCATGCCGCTGGGCCACTTCTTCATGGTGGTGTTCTTCGTCCTGACCGCCATCGCGGCCACCGGCGCCATGCTGTCCATCCTGGAAGTGCCTGTGTCGGTGCTGAGCGAGCGCTTCGGCATCAGCCGCGTCAAGGCGACCGTGATCAATCTGTTGTTGCTGGCGTTGGTGGGTTCCGCCTGCGCGCTGTCCAATAGCCTGACCGCGGATTTCAAGATCTTCGGCATGACGATGTTCGACCTGTTCGACTTTGTCACCTCGAATGTGCTGATGCCGCTGGGCGGCATCTGCCTGTGCCTGTTCACCGCCTGGGTGTGGGGTTACGACCGCTTCCGCGCCGCGCTGAGCAACGAAGGCGCGCTGGATAACGAGCGCGTGCTGAAGCCGCTGTTCTTCGTGCTGCGCTTCGTGTCGCCGGTGCTGATACTGTATGTGATGCTGAAGGGCCTGAAGGTCATCTGA
- a CDS encoding riboflavin synthase: MFTGIVQGVAEVVAIEEKQDFRTHIVRLPQEMLPGLQLGASVAHNGCCLTVTRVDGDLVHFDLMQETLRVTNLGGIQAGDGVNVERAARFGDDIGGHAMSGHVMGLAAVTEVIESPNNRTVWFELPAGLEKYVFAKGYIGIDGISLTVGAVEGRRFCVHLIPETLNRTNIAGRKPGDRINIEIDPQTQAIVDTVERVLAQRGQVA; this comes from the coding sequence GTGTTCACCGGTATCGTCCAGGGCGTGGCCGAAGTGGTCGCCATCGAAGAAAAACAGGATTTCCGCACCCATATCGTCCGTCTGCCCCAGGAGATGCTGCCCGGACTGCAGCTCGGCGCCTCCGTCGCCCATAACGGCTGCTGCCTGACCGTCACCCGCGTCGATGGCGATCTGGTTCACTTCGACCTGATGCAGGAAACGCTGCGGGTCACCAACCTGGGCGGGATCCAGGCTGGCGACGGCGTGAACGTGGAGCGCGCCGCGCGCTTCGGCGACGACATCGGCGGCCACGCGATGTCCGGCCACGTGATGGGCCTCGCAGCCGTGACCGAGGTCATCGAATCCCCGAACAACCGCACCGTCTGGTTCGAGCTGCCGGCGGGCCTGGAAAAATACGTGTTCGCCAAGGGGTATATCGGGATAGACGGCATCAGCCTCACGGTGGGCGCGGTAGAAGGCCGCCGTTTCTGCGTGCACCTGATTCCGGAGACGCTGAACCGGACCAATATCGCCGGCCGCAAGCCGGGCGACAGGATCAACATCGAAATCGACCCTCAGACCCAGGCCATCGTCGATACCGTCGAGCGCGTGCTGGCGCAGCGCGGCCAGGTCGCGTGA